A section of the Rhipicephalus sanguineus isolate Rsan-2018 chromosome 11, BIME_Rsan_1.4, whole genome shotgun sequence genome encodes:
- the LOC119375557 gene encoding putative Kunitz-type serine protease inhibitor — protein MKLYILIALVSAAWAASGIPERCQLPARPGSCKASLLRWWYNAEAAQCEKFFFGGCAGNENNFETKELCEQTCSEHKSNQRRWRRSSSTKEHILYFTGPVCERPRFRGPCEQAITRFYFDPEEKSCRRFRYSGCRSNLNNFRTEKACMEACAPPKLPPRKPY, from the exons CCGCTTCCGGCATCCCTGAGCGGTGCCAACTGCCAGCCCGCCCGGGATCCTGCAAAGCGTCGTTGCTCAGATGGTGGTACAACGCGGAGGCAGCCCAGTGTGAAAAGTTCTTTTTCGGTGGTTGCGCCGGGAATGAGAACAATTTCGAAACCAAAGAGCTGTGCGAACAGACGTGCTCCGAACATAAGA GCAACCAAAGGCGCTGGAGAAGAAGCAGTAGCACGAAGGAGCATATACTTT ATTTCACCGGACCGGTTTGTGAGCGGCCACGCTTCAGAGGTCCCTGCGAGCAAGCTATCACACGGTTCTACTTCGATCCCGAAGAAAAGTCCTGCCGTAGGTTTCGCTACAGTGGCTGCCGCAGCAACCTCAACAACTTCCGGACCGAAAAAGCTTGCATGGAGGCTTGCGCACCACCGAAGTTACCACCGCGAAAGCCTTACTGA